Proteins from a genomic interval of Leifsonia shinshuensis:
- a CDS encoding DUF1269 domain-containing protein, with protein sequence MQNNNVIAVSFEDPRNAYQALSELKGAALEGRVDVLAASIVTRDEQGRLATVDGDDIAGGAATVGGSLVGLTIGVIGGPIGMLFGWTTGLLVGGAYDVRRADDSESVLGEISRFIPLGGTAIVAQVKEYAVEVVDELMNRLGGTVYRRPTAVVQSELDTARDAYREAQKAADRVVREQRKAARHEKAEERKTVLKEKLHVG encoded by the coding sequence ATGCAGAACAACAATGTCATCGCCGTCTCGTTCGAGGACCCGCGCAACGCGTATCAGGCGCTCAGCGAGCTGAAGGGAGCGGCGCTCGAGGGACGCGTCGACGTGCTCGCCGCGAGCATCGTCACGCGCGACGAGCAGGGCCGGCTGGCCACCGTGGACGGGGACGACATCGCGGGCGGCGCGGCCACCGTCGGAGGCAGCCTCGTCGGGCTCACCATCGGCGTCATCGGCGGCCCCATCGGAATGCTCTTCGGCTGGACCACCGGCCTCCTGGTCGGCGGGGCGTACGACGTCCGCCGCGCGGACGACTCGGAGAGCGTCCTCGGCGAGATCAGCCGCTTCATCCCGCTGGGCGGAACCGCCATCGTCGCGCAGGTCAAGGAGTACGCCGTCGAGGTCGTCGACGAGCTGATGAACCGGCTGGGCGGCACCGTGTACCGGCGCCCCACCGCGGTCGTGCAGTCCGAGCTCGACACCGCCCGGGACGCGTACCGCGAGGCGCAGAAGGCCGCCGACCGGGTCGTGCGCGAGCAGCGCAAGGCCGCCCGTCACGAGAAGGCCGAA
- a CDS encoding helix-turn-helix domain-containing protein translates to MSAADSLAHVIATLDWEGDPGPAPLAGSAADRLRARLGDGATRWVAGATEESLSALHAQLQDALAPWPVIRSFAQHVLTASLLALAGDEQLPAATEAIDHDLAADIVSRDVPLSDITEALRTLQHEWLTLLIDAAVRLGGEGVGVVPELATSVGATMDAWIGAATEAIVEERRRVYQAEQVRIRSTVESLVSAVPVDVESATRLLHVRLLGWHLGCAIGSPPGGTVERRVLEGVVQGFARFAGTDRMLRYETTAGTVHVWVTGERAPRTPTVEDLRVPSPLLVGVGEPHPGTDGFRRTFLEASDALQLAGRLGVSGGVRYGDAALAIVLSRDEERARWFVEHALGELAADTPEMAEMRDTLRVFFDTRMRIAPAAERLFLHRNTLINRLERIQALLGHGVAERSAETQAALAISELVASTAAGTSPGAAPR, encoded by the coding sequence GTGTCCGCTGCAGACTCGTTGGCGCACGTCATCGCGACGCTGGACTGGGAGGGCGATCCCGGGCCCGCGCCGCTCGCCGGATCCGCAGCGGATCGCCTGCGGGCGCGCCTGGGCGACGGGGCGACCCGGTGGGTGGCCGGCGCGACGGAGGAGTCCCTGTCCGCGCTGCACGCGCAGCTCCAGGACGCCCTCGCACCGTGGCCGGTCATCCGGTCGTTCGCCCAGCACGTCCTGACGGCGTCGCTGCTCGCGCTCGCGGGCGACGAGCAGCTTCCGGCCGCGACGGAGGCGATCGATCACGATCTCGCCGCGGACATCGTCAGCCGGGATGTCCCGCTGTCGGACATCACGGAGGCGCTGCGCACCCTGCAGCACGAGTGGCTGACGCTGCTCATCGACGCGGCCGTCCGCCTGGGCGGCGAGGGCGTCGGCGTCGTCCCGGAACTCGCGACCTCGGTCGGCGCCACGATGGACGCCTGGATCGGCGCCGCGACCGAGGCCATCGTCGAGGAGCGCCGGCGCGTCTATCAGGCCGAGCAGGTGCGCATCCGGAGCACCGTTGAATCGCTGGTGTCGGCCGTGCCGGTCGACGTGGAGTCGGCGACCCGGCTGCTGCATGTCCGGCTGCTCGGCTGGCACCTCGGCTGCGCGATCGGGTCGCCTCCGGGAGGCACGGTGGAACGGCGCGTGCTGGAGGGCGTGGTCCAGGGGTTCGCCCGGTTCGCCGGCACCGACCGCATGCTCCGCTACGAGACGACCGCCGGCACCGTCCACGTCTGGGTCACCGGGGAGCGCGCGCCGCGGACGCCGACGGTGGAGGACCTGCGCGTGCCGTCACCGCTGCTGGTGGGTGTCGGCGAACCGCATCCGGGAACCGACGGGTTCCGCCGGACCTTCCTGGAGGCGTCCGATGCGCTGCAGCTTGCGGGCCGCCTCGGCGTGTCCGGCGGAGTCCGCTACGGCGACGCGGCGCTCGCGATCGTCCTCAGCCGGGACGAGGAGCGCGCCCGCTGGTTCGTCGAGCACGCGCTCGGCGAGCTCGCCGCCGACACCCCGGAGATGGCGGAGATGCGCGACACCCTCCGCGTCTTCTTCGACACGAGGATGCGGATCGCTCCGGCGGCCGAACGCCTCTTCCTGCACCGCAACACGCTCATCAACCGGCTGGAGCGGATCCAGGCGCTGCTCGGCCACGGCGTCGCCGAGCGGTCCGCCGAGACGCAGGCGGCGCTGGCGATTTCCGAGCTGGTGGCGTCCACCGCGGCAGGAACGTCACCCGGCGCCGCTCCACGCTGA
- a CDS encoding DUF5996 family protein, protein MRPELPTDTWQATRDTLHLWTQIVGKVRMTLTPPVNHWWHVTLYLSARGLSTGPIPIPAGVLDIEFDFVAHELVIRTSGGGRRAVPFVGQSVATFYAATLEALGELGVAVAIHAAPNEVEIAVPFAEDTEHCTYVPDHAHAFWQQLIDADRQLRRFRSDFSGKVSPVHYFWGAMDLAVTRFSGREAPEHPGGAPNCPDRVMLEGYSHELSSAGFWPGGGAEGAYYSYTYPAPEGFADAPVPAGAFYSDEFGEFLLPYETVRRSADPDALVQEFLQATYRAAAELAAWPVHAQVEAS, encoded by the coding sequence ATGCGCCCCGAGCTCCCCACCGACACCTGGCAGGCGACTCGCGACACCCTCCACCTGTGGACCCAGATCGTGGGCAAGGTCCGCATGACATTGACGCCGCCCGTCAATCACTGGTGGCACGTGACGCTGTATCTCAGCGCGCGCGGGTTGAGCACCGGTCCGATCCCGATCCCGGCCGGCGTCCTCGACATCGAGTTCGATTTCGTCGCCCATGAGCTCGTCATCAGGACCAGCGGCGGCGGGAGACGCGCGGTGCCGTTCGTCGGGCAGTCCGTTGCGACGTTCTACGCCGCGACGTTGGAGGCTCTCGGCGAGCTCGGGGTCGCGGTCGCGATCCACGCCGCACCGAACGAAGTCGAGATCGCTGTCCCGTTCGCCGAGGACACGGAGCACTGCACCTATGTGCCCGATCACGCGCACGCGTTCTGGCAGCAGCTGATCGACGCGGATCGGCAGCTGCGGAGATTCCGGTCGGACTTCTCCGGCAAGGTCAGCCCCGTGCACTATTTCTGGGGCGCGATGGACCTCGCCGTCACCCGGTTCTCCGGGCGTGAGGCACCGGAACATCCCGGCGGCGCGCCGAACTGCCCCGACCGGGTGATGCTCGAGGGATACTCGCACGAGCTGAGCAGCGCGGGCTTCTGGCCGGGAGGTGGCGCGGAGGGCGCGTACTACTCGTACACGTATCCGGCGCCGGAGGGCTTCGCGGATGCGCCGGTGCCCGCCGGTGCGTTCTACAGCGACGAGTTCGGCGAATTCCTGCTTCCGTACGAGACCGTCCGCCGATCCGCCGATCCGGATGCGCTCGTTCAGGAGTTCCTCCAGGCCACCTATCGGGCGGCGGCCGAGCTCGCGGCCTGGCCCGTGCATGCGCAGGTCGAGGCGTCATGA
- a CDS encoding Gfo/Idh/MocA family protein, with protein sequence MKQLNVGLIGGGFMGKAHSLAYAAMPMFFWPAPAIPVRHTIAEASDELAAEAALRFGFQRSTSDWRSVVEDPAIDVVDIATPNHLHAEIAIAAAQAGKHIISEKPLARTGAEAKEMYDAVVAAGVVNMVAFNYRRTPAVALAKKFIDEGAIGRILSFRGTYLQDWSASPDSPLSWRFQKAIAGSGALGDIATHVIDIARYLVGEFDSVNAMMSTWIPERPLQSSGADALGTVRGGDGPRGAVDVDDQVMTMIRFAGGAIGSIEATRNGYGRNNFITFEVHGTEGSIVFNYERRDELQVCFASDGDDRRGFRTIYTGPAHPYGKDLWPIPALGIGYGETKIIEAHDFFTAIAEGTSVSPNFGDGYQTALIDDAIVESAETDAWVDVPGID encoded by the coding sequence ATGAAACAGCTCAACGTCGGCCTCATCGGCGGCGGGTTCATGGGCAAGGCCCACTCGCTCGCCTACGCCGCCATGCCCATGTTCTTCTGGCCGGCCCCGGCCATCCCGGTGCGTCACACCATCGCCGAGGCGAGCGACGAGCTCGCCGCCGAGGCGGCGCTGCGCTTCGGCTTCCAGCGCTCGACGTCCGACTGGCGGAGCGTCGTCGAAGACCCCGCCATCGACGTGGTCGACATCGCCACACCGAACCACCTGCACGCCGAGATCGCCATCGCCGCGGCGCAGGCGGGCAAGCACATCATCAGCGAGAAGCCGCTCGCCCGCACCGGAGCGGAGGCGAAGGAGATGTACGACGCCGTCGTCGCCGCGGGCGTGGTCAACATGGTCGCCTTCAACTACCGCCGCACGCCGGCGGTCGCCCTCGCGAAGAAGTTCATCGACGAGGGCGCGATCGGCAGGATCCTGAGCTTCCGGGGGACGTACCTGCAGGATTGGAGCGCGAGCCCGGACTCGCCGCTGTCGTGGCGCTTCCAGAAGGCCATCGCCGGCTCCGGCGCCCTGGGCGACATCGCGACCCACGTCATCGACATCGCCCGCTACCTCGTCGGTGAGTTCGACTCCGTCAACGCGATGATGTCGACGTGGATCCCCGAGCGGCCGCTGCAGTCGTCCGGGGCCGATGCGCTCGGCACTGTCCGGGGCGGCGACGGCCCGCGCGGAGCCGTGGACGTCGACGACCAGGTGATGACCATGATCCGTTTCGCCGGCGGCGCCATCGGCTCGATCGAGGCGACGCGCAACGGCTACGGCCGGAACAACTTCATCACCTTCGAGGTGCACGGCACCGAGGGAAGCATCGTCTTCAACTACGAGCGCCGGGACGAGCTCCAGGTCTGCTTCGCCTCGGACGGCGACGACCGTCGGGGCTTCCGCACGATCTACACCGGGCCGGCGCATCCGTACGGGAAGGACCTGTGGCCGATCCCGGCGCTGGGCATCGGCTACGGCGAGACGAAGATCATCGAGGCGCACGACTTCTTCACCGCCATCGCCGAGGGGACGAGCGTCAGCCCGAACTTCGGCGACGGCTACCAGACGGCCCTGATCGACGACGCCATCGTCGAGTCCGCCGAGACCGACGCGTGGGTGGACGTCCCCGGGATCGACTGA
- a CDS encoding sugar phosphate isomerase/epimerase family protein, translated as MRLGYCSITWGGVVGHPTGVTSVKDLFYLTHGDMRRAVTDIAAAGYEGVEMFDGNLVDFADRPQELTDLLDGAGVQLVSVYAGANFIYPDILPDELHRIRRSAELAASFGAERLVVGGGARRAAGTTADDYARLAESLDLVADIAESHGLAASYHPHLSTIVESPDELDRLLPNTRIGFCPDVAHLAAGGGDPATVIRTYGDRISHVHLKDLRRDPFAFLPLGQGELDLPGIVAAIRDSGYDSWLMVELDEYDGDPRAAAELSRDYLRDLLAV; from the coding sequence ATGCGACTCGGATACTGCTCGATCACCTGGGGCGGCGTCGTCGGCCATCCCACCGGAGTGACGAGCGTCAAGGACCTCTTCTATCTGACGCACGGCGACATGCGCCGGGCGGTCACGGACATCGCGGCGGCGGGCTACGAAGGCGTCGAGATGTTCGACGGGAACCTGGTGGACTTCGCCGACCGGCCGCAGGAGCTCACGGACCTCCTGGACGGAGCGGGCGTGCAGCTCGTGAGCGTCTACGCGGGCGCCAACTTCATCTACCCGGACATCCTGCCCGACGAGCTGCACCGCATCCGGCGTTCGGCCGAGCTCGCAGCCTCCTTCGGCGCCGAGCGTCTCGTGGTCGGGGGAGGCGCGCGCAGGGCCGCCGGGACGACCGCCGACGACTACGCCCGGCTGGCCGAGAGCCTGGACCTCGTGGCCGACATCGCCGAGAGTCACGGGCTTGCGGCGAGCTACCACCCGCACCTCTCGACCATCGTCGAGAGCCCGGACGAGCTCGATCGCCTGCTGCCGAACACCCGGATCGGATTCTGCCCCGACGTCGCGCACCTCGCGGCCGGGGGAGGCGACCCGGCGACGGTCATCCGCACCTACGGGGACCGGATCAGCCACGTGCACCTCAAGGACTTGCGCCGCGACCCGTTCGCCTTCCTGCCGCTCGGCCAGGGCGAGCTGGACCTGCCCGGCATCGTCGCCGCCATCCGCGACAGCGGGTACGACAGCTGGCTCATGGTCGAGCTGGACGAGTACGACGGCGATCCGCGGGCGGCCGCGGAGCTCAGCCGGGACTACCTGCGGGATCTCCTCGCGGTCTGA
- a CDS encoding ABC transporter permease — translation MNNPPIIEAAEPRARLSVGKVLAAWDWRRYVIYIGFVVVFLFFAILLHDQGFLSPNNLLNIFRQTSTITVIAVAMTFVIAAAQIDLSVGSTAGLASVVTAMGISAWGPIPGIIAGLAVGALVGATNGALVSLLGIPSFLVTLGMMGIAVGVAQWITASAPQPILDDAFNTVFGSGNIGPVPGLLVWSGLFVALGAVVLARTKFGRQVLATGGNRTAADFTGINTKRITFQVLLLSGIVASIAGMLYAGRLQSGRFQWGAGDELSAIAAVILGGTSLFGGSGTVIGTLFGSLLIGLINNGLILAGLDSSQQQVVRGGIIILAVALARKK, via the coding sequence ATGAACAACCCACCGATCATCGAGGCCGCAGAGCCTCGCGCGCGCCTCAGCGTCGGCAAGGTCCTCGCCGCCTGGGACTGGCGGCGGTACGTCATCTACATCGGCTTCGTCGTCGTGTTCCTGTTCTTCGCGATACTCCTGCATGACCAGGGGTTCCTCTCGCCGAACAACCTTCTGAACATCTTCCGGCAGACGTCGACGATCACGGTGATCGCGGTGGCGATGACCTTCGTCATCGCAGCGGCCCAGATCGACCTCAGCGTCGGGTCGACCGCCGGCCTCGCGAGTGTCGTCACCGCGATGGGCATCTCCGCGTGGGGGCCGATTCCCGGAATCATCGCCGGACTCGCCGTCGGCGCCCTGGTCGGCGCGACCAACGGAGCGCTCGTCAGCCTGCTCGGCATCCCGTCGTTCCTGGTGACGCTGGGGATGATGGGGATCGCGGTCGGCGTGGCCCAGTGGATCACGGCGTCCGCGCCGCAGCCGATCCTCGACGACGCCTTCAACACGGTCTTCGGCTCGGGCAACATCGGCCCCGTCCCCGGTCTCCTGGTCTGGTCCGGCCTGTTCGTCGCGCTCGGCGCCGTCGTGCTCGCCCGCACCAAGTTCGGCCGGCAGGTGCTCGCGACCGGCGGCAACCGCACCGCGGCGGACTTCACCGGGATCAACACCAAGCGGATCACCTTCCAGGTCCTGCTGCTCTCGGGCATCGTGGCGAGCATCGCCGGGATGCTGTACGCCGGCCGCCTGCAGTCCGGCCGCTTCCAGTGGGGCGCCGGAGACGAGCTCTCCGCGATCGCGGCCGTCATCCTCGGCGGCACGAGCCTCTTCGGCGGGAGCGGGACGGTGATCGGAACCCTGTTCGGATCCCTGCTCATCGGGCTCATCAACAACGGACTCATCCTCGCGGGCCTGGACAGCAGCCAGCAGCAGGTCGTGCGCGGCGGGATCATCATCCTCGCCGTCGCACTCGCCCGCAAGAAGTGA
- a CDS encoding sugar ABC transporter ATP-binding protein encodes MSTTTDVVQMRGISKAFTGVVVLDAVDFEVRFGEVHALAGGNGAGKSTLMKILQGVYRSDAGEIRIAGEPVSIASIQDAKAAGIGMVFQEFSLVPSLTVARNVFLGAEPLTRWGLIDERALVRRTEEVFARMGVEIDPRAEVGRLGTAYWQLTEIAKALSQNARVLIMDEPTASLARHETEALFELIERLKAAGISVIYISHRMDEVYRIADRITVLRDGRRLFTEPLSAITPEAIVEGIVGKKVESRLTYRERERVSHDGPPLLEVRGLTAGDRVRDVSFALRRGEILGLAGLMGSGRTELARALFGIDRARGEVLVDGEPIVLSSPRHAIAAGLALVPEDRRDQGLVLDHSVRENLLLPLLDDIRRGPLLDAAGGRALSASLIERLNIKVSHPGRPVRLLSGGNQQKVVIAKWLGTDPDVLILDEPTAGVDIGTKSEILERIRDLAASGKAVIVISSEYPELLAVSDRILVIRGGSIARELERSDIADEEALQLAVQGV; translated from the coding sequence ATGAGCACAACCACCGATGTCGTGCAGATGCGCGGCATCTCCAAAGCGTTCACCGGCGTCGTCGTCCTCGACGCTGTGGACTTCGAGGTCCGGTTCGGCGAGGTGCATGCCCTCGCCGGCGGCAACGGCGCGGGCAAGTCGACGCTGATGAAGATCCTCCAGGGCGTCTACCGCTCCGACGCGGGCGAGATCCGCATCGCGGGAGAGCCCGTGAGCATCGCCTCCATCCAGGACGCGAAGGCCGCCGGCATCGGCATGGTCTTCCAGGAGTTCAGCCTGGTTCCGAGCCTGACCGTCGCGCGCAACGTCTTCCTCGGAGCGGAGCCGCTGACGCGCTGGGGCCTCATCGACGAACGGGCACTCGTTCGCCGGACCGAGGAGGTCTTCGCCCGGATGGGCGTCGAGATCGACCCCCGCGCGGAAGTCGGCCGGCTCGGCACCGCGTACTGGCAGCTCACCGAGATCGCGAAGGCGCTCTCCCAGAACGCCCGGGTGCTCATCATGGACGAGCCGACGGCGAGCCTCGCGCGGCACGAGACGGAAGCCCTGTTCGAACTGATCGAGCGGCTGAAGGCCGCAGGGATCTCCGTCATCTACATCTCGCACCGCATGGATGAGGTCTATCGCATCGCCGACCGCATCACGGTCCTCCGCGACGGTCGCCGGCTGTTCACCGAGCCGCTCTCCGCGATCACCCCCGAAGCGATCGTCGAGGGGATCGTGGGAAAGAAGGTCGAGAGCCGGCTGACCTACCGGGAGCGGGAGCGCGTCAGCCACGACGGCCCGCCGCTCCTGGAGGTTCGCGGGCTGACCGCCGGCGATCGCGTCCGCGACGTCTCGTTCGCGCTGCGCCGAGGGGAGATCCTCGGCCTGGCCGGGCTCATGGGCAGCGGGCGGACCGAGCTCGCCCGGGCACTGTTCGGCATCGACCGGGCTCGCGGCGAGGTCCTGGTCGACGGCGAGCCGATCGTGCTCTCCTCGCCGAGGCACGCGATCGCCGCCGGCCTCGCGCTGGTGCCGGAGGACAGGCGCGACCAGGGCCTCGTGCTCGATCACTCGGTCCGCGAGAACCTGCTCCTTCCCCTGCTGGACGACATCCGCCGCGGACCGCTGCTCGACGCGGCCGGGGGGCGGGCCCTCTCGGCGTCGCTCATCGAACGCCTGAACATCAAAGTGTCGCATCCGGGGCGCCCGGTGCGGCTGCTGTCCGGCGGGAACCAGCAGAAGGTCGTCATCGCCAAATGGCTCGGAACCGATCCGGACGTGCTGATCCTCGATGAGCCCACCGCCGGCGTCGACATCGGCACCAAGAGCGAGATCCTCGAGCGGATCCGCGACCTCGCCGCGTCCGGCAAAGCCGTCATCGTCATCTCGTCCGAATACCCGGAACTCCTCGCCGTGAGCGATCGCATCCTCGTCATCCGCGGCGGCTCGATCGCCCGTGAGCTCGAGCGCAGCGACATCGCCGACGAGGAAGCTCTCCAACTCGCAGTGCAGGGAGTCTGA
- a CDS encoding substrate-binding domain-containing protein, which translates to MFRRTALLAAGAALVFAVVGCSSTTSTAGSGDSAASQKAEQALKKVTGQVLSKGPNGESPSPAAAADLTADEIAKVRARGATAAIVMHYGGNDWATAQIAGLKSEFQKLGIKVIATTDADFKPDKQVSDLETVQAQKPDIIVSIPTDPVATASAYKAAAASGAKLVFMDNVPQGLTAGKDYVSVVSADNYGNGVVSALELAKALGGKGTIGTIFHQADFFVTKQRYQGFKDTITKEFPDIKIVAEKGIAGPDFAGDAQAAANAMLTAHPDLSGIWGVWDVPAEGVMAAARAAGRTDLKIATEDLGKNVAIALAKNQLVVGLGAQVPFDQGVTEARLGAGALLGKTAPAYIALSALPVDHANVLDAWKKVYHQDPPKDLTDSYKK; encoded by the coding sequence ATGTTCCGTAGAACAGCACTGCTGGCGGCAGGCGCCGCGCTCGTCTTCGCGGTCGTCGGTTGCAGCTCGACGACCAGCACCGCAGGCAGCGGCGACTCGGCCGCATCCCAGAAGGCCGAGCAAGCGCTCAAGAAGGTCACCGGGCAGGTTCTGAGCAAGGGCCCGAACGGCGAGTCGCCGTCGCCGGCGGCTGCCGCCGACCTCACCGCGGACGAGATCGCCAAGGTCCGCGCCCGGGGCGCGACGGCCGCGATCGTCATGCACTACGGCGGCAACGACTGGGCCACGGCCCAGATCGCCGGCCTCAAGAGCGAGTTCCAGAAGCTCGGCATCAAGGTCATCGCGACCACGGACGCCGACTTCAAGCCGGACAAGCAGGTGTCGGACCTGGAGACGGTCCAGGCCCAGAAGCCCGACATCATCGTCTCCATCCCCACCGACCCGGTGGCGACGGCCTCGGCGTACAAGGCCGCCGCGGCCAGCGGCGCGAAGCTCGTGTTCATGGACAACGTCCCGCAGGGCCTGACGGCCGGCAAGGACTACGTCTCGGTGGTCTCGGCCGACAACTACGGCAACGGCGTCGTCTCCGCCCTCGAGCTCGCGAAGGCGCTCGGCGGCAAGGGGACGATCGGCACGATCTTCCACCAGGCCGACTTCTTCGTGACGAAGCAGCGCTACCAGGGCTTCAAGGACACCATCACCAAGGAGTTCCCGGACATCAAGATCGTCGCGGAGAAGGGCATCGCGGGGCCGGACTTCGCCGGCGACGCCCAGGCTGCCGCGAACGCGATGCTGACCGCTCACCCGGACCTCTCGGGCATCTGGGGCGTCTGGGACGTCCCGGCCGAGGGCGTGATGGCAGCGGCACGCGCGGCGGGCCGCACCGACCTGAAGATCGCGACGGAGGACCTCGGCAAGAACGTGGCGATCGCGCTGGCGAAGAACCAGCTGGTCGTCGGCCTCGGCGCCCAGGTGCCGTTCGATCAGGGTGTCACCGAGGCACGGCTGGGCGCAGGAGCCCTGCTGGGCAAGACCGCCCCGGCCTACATCGCCCTGAGCGCGCTCCCGGTCGACCACGCGAACGTGCTCGACGCGTGGAAGAAGGTCTACCACCAGGATCCGCCGAAGGATCTGACGGACTCGTACAAGAAGTGA
- a CDS encoding SDR family oxidoreductase has protein sequence MRIFVTGGSGWIGSAVIPELVAHGHSVLALARSDASAAAVEAGGAEALRGDLVDTGLLRSATAESEAVIHLAYRHDLGQAGGAEADARAIEAFTETAAGSGTRILVTGATISVPGRAATEEDELVPAGPVAARTANLRNALAAARSGAPVSLVMIPRTVHGTGERHGFIPQLIARARATGVSAYVGDGSNRWPAVHIADAATLYRLAVESAPAGSVLNAVGEEGVRVRDIAETIGRRLGIPAEPRPAAELGMPLGAVLAGDMPASSALTRRLLGWTPTHPGLLEDIGLGHYFE, from the coding sequence ATGCGCATCTTCGTCACCGGCGGTTCGGGATGGATCGGCTCGGCGGTCATCCCCGAGCTCGTCGCCCACGGGCACAGCGTTCTGGCGCTCGCGCGGTCGGATGCCTCGGCCGCGGCGGTCGAAGCGGGCGGTGCGGAGGCGCTCCGCGGCGACCTCGTCGACACCGGCCTCCTGCGAAGCGCCACCGCCGAATCGGAAGCGGTCATCCACCTGGCCTACCGTCACGACCTCGGCCAGGCTGGCGGCGCCGAGGCGGACGCGAGGGCGATCGAGGCGTTCACCGAGACGGCCGCCGGCTCCGGCACGCGCATCCTCGTCACCGGAGCGACGATCTCCGTGCCCGGCCGCGCGGCCACCGAGGAGGACGAGCTCGTGCCGGCCGGTCCGGTCGCGGCGAGGACCGCGAACCTGCGGAACGCCCTCGCCGCGGCGCGATCCGGTGCGCCGGTCAGCCTGGTGATGATTCCGAGGACGGTGCACGGCACTGGTGAGCGGCATGGCTTCATCCCCCAGCTCATCGCCCGTGCACGGGCGACCGGGGTCTCGGCCTATGTCGGCGACGGGAGCAACCGATGGCCGGCGGTGCACATCGCCGACGCCGCGACGCTGTACCGGCTCGCCGTGGAGAGTGCGCCCGCCGGTTCCGTGCTGAACGCCGTCGGCGAGGAAGGCGTCCGGGTCCGGGACATCGCCGAGACGATCGGACGCCGCCTCGGGATCCCCGCGGAGCCGCGGCCCGCCGCCGAGCTCGGCATGCCTCTCGGCGCGGTGCTGGCGGGGGACATGCCGGCGTCGAGCGCGCTGACCCGGCGGCTCCTCGGCTGGACGCCCACGCACCCCGGGCTGCTCGAGGACATCGGGCTCGGGCACTACTTCGAGTGA